The Lutra lutra chromosome 7, mLutLut1.2, whole genome shotgun sequence genome segment TAGTTGAGGTACAACGAACCCCCAAGAAGAACGGTCAGGAGTAAGATATCCTTCATATCGCCAACATTTAATCCAATCTCAGAAAAGAAATCTCTGTTGCCACGAAGAACCAAGGACCAGTCAATGGATGTTCATAAACAATGTTACTCAGGCCAAGAAATACGTAAGTTTGTGGAAATATCCTTTCAAGGGGAGATTACAAATGCAGGGAAATACTGATACTAGAAATGCATAGTCAGCATCCAGGGTCTCTTTTGGaacacaaatttatattttctcaagtcatttgattaacagttttccccagagtttctgaatgTTTTGTTCAGTTCAGTACACTAACACATATCCACTTAGCAATAGATTTGTTTCTGAGAAGCATTTTTTGTATCAGAAAGCTAGCATTCAATTATTGCCCTGGGGGGATAGAAACTCTGATGTATTAAAGCTATGTATTGTCCCTGCAGAGGAGGTAAATTCAAGCCTTGGAGAAATTATTTCCATGATACTTTACTATTGagatttttaatcatttttgatTCCCATGACAACTATAATTCTGATAGGTAAGGCCTTTGAATTACCCCTCTATACTTAACTCCTCATCTTAACTATAAGTCTGTATCTACCTATAAATTcaagaaaagtttattttcaattttcagcATTTTGCCCATGAGTAGGACGTGTCTGCTCTCAGTACCTGAGTGTTAATGagattcttttttccattctagAAGTTCTTAGTTCATCTCTTTCTTTGGGCTCCATTAGCATTCCATGTACAAAATGGAGGAAGCAAACCAGTCTATGACGTCTGAGTTCATTTTTCATGGACTTTGTGATTCAAGGGAGCTCCAGACCTTCCTCTTACTGCCTTTTTCTACGCTCTACCTGATGACTGTTGTGGGCAACCTCTTTGTCGTGCTCTTATTCATCACTGACCCTCATCTCCATTCCCCAATGTACTTCCTCTTAGCCAATCTCTCATTTGTGGACTTCTGCCTTTCCTCAGTAACTACCCCTAAACTGACCACAGACTTCCTAAAGGATAATAAAACCATCTCCTTTGGTGGCTGCATGACCCAGATCTTCGGTGTGCATTTTTTTGCAGGTGGCGAGATGGTGCTGCTGGTGACAATGGCCTATGATCGTTATGTGGCCATTTGCAAGCCACTGCATTACTCTAGCATCATGGATAGACAGAAGTGCATCTGGTTAGTTTTGATATCATGGATCATTGGCTTTGTGCATGCCATGAGCCAACTAGCCATGATTTTAGATCTGCCCTTCTGTGGATCCAGAATAGTGGACAGTTTTTTCTGTGATATCCCTTTGGTGATAAAACTGGCCTGCATGGATACACATACTCTAGGAATGCTGATAAACGCTGACAGCGGGATCTTGGCAACAACTTGCTTCATTCTCTTACTGATGTCCTACACCTATATCCTCCTAACTGTCCGTCTAAACTCCAAGGACGGAGCATCAAAAGCACTCTCTACCTGTACTTCCCACATCACAGTGGTATTGCTATTCTTTGGACCTTGCATCTTCATCTATCTGTGGCCACTTAACATCACTTGGATGGACAAGTTTCTTGCTGTGTTTTACACAGTAATCACACCTCTCCTGAATCCAGCCATTTACACACTGAGAAATAAAGATATTAGGAATGCCATAAAGAGACTGATAAATCAACATATGGATTCACAggataatttttagtttttttagttttctcataTAATCAGAAAATACATCCCAATTTGGCCACATTTGACCTATAAACTAAACTGGCTATGAGACTTATTCATATCTATATGCTTGGAGTATTCACAGATGTATGGTTTGTGGTTATtccattacaaaaatattttggctcaggtcacaatgtcAGGGgccagggatccagccctgcataggggtccttgctcagcttggagtctacttgaggattctccctcttcctctcaaaCTCCCCCATTCTCTATTTCTCTACTAATAAATCAATCTCTTTAAGAAATCCAACACTTATATTCTTACCACTTGGAGAAGACAATAATTGATAATCATAATTTGGATAAATACTTCTTTgtatttacttaaagattttcaGATGATAACaatgataattataaaagtaatcatTACTACCATTATTTAACACTACCAACATTCCCAACACCATGCTAAACATTTTACCCAGGTTAGGTATTATTACAAAACTACTCTGGACTACTTATCATTGGTCCCATTTCTAAAATTACATGATTTACTTACCTCAATTGTAAGTTAGCTAGACAAGATACTAAAACTATTTGAGTGGTCTATTTCTACtgagaaataaatcaaacaaattGTAATGATATTGTACGTGTACTCCACAGCATTACCCTTATAGTTCAAGTTTCCAAGTCTTCATTGTTGATTTAAAGTTGGAATTTCTCGacaatttttgttgttcttgttaaaAACATGGAAGAATCATTTGCAATCCTTTGAAACATTATTTCCTTGGGTTAATAAAGgatttttataattatcatttgaCCTTATATTAAAGCAAAGAGAGCTGGGAGGATGGGGAAAATAGAAGAATGTGCTAtttcaaagcaaaagaaatatagaagGGTGAGAAGAAAGCCAAAAAGAAGCCATCAATGAAAGCAACACAATAAATTTAGATAAAGATCCAAAATCCTcctagaaatgaataaaaaggatGACCCAAAAGGGGAGACATAGGGCAAGTGAATTGAACAGTTATTTATTcctgaaaagaaatacaataggACACTAAACACTCAACCTCATtagtaattaagaaaatataacttAAGATCAAAATGAAATACTACCTTACACCTTTAAAATGGgtatgagaaaaaaatctgacagtAACAATCATTGTTGAGAACATGTACCAATGTGTATTAATGGAAACGTTATGCCCTGCTGGTAGGTGAAAATGGACTTAACCactgaaaaacaatgaattacTTCAGACTTTTATCATGTCAGTACAGACAATGCACTATGCCGTTGCACAGTCACACTACCTTACCTTCCTTGTAGTTTATATTGCTACAATGAGGAGGAGAACAAATAGTCAAGAGTGGCATAATCCTTAATTCTTTAACGCTAAACCTATTGCCTTCCCATTATTTAATCAGGCCTGCCGGAAAGCAATAGATATTTATGGATTCAATTTTGCAGAAAAAAGATCCTCAGCCTTTGGAAGTTGTCTTGATCATTCCTTGTCCACAAAATTCACACTTCACAACTCGCCTGTATTCTTATTCTGTATGATTCATTATATTCTCCTTATTTTGTTATTCACTATTTTTCTAGCTCAGTATAGGGATGTGGCCAATATATTTCCTATAAAAAGCTTTCCCATTTTAGCTAATAGGGACTGGTATTCTGGAGCTAATCCCTCCAGAAAATAGATTCACCTTAAGTAAATAGCTTCtgtgtttactttaaaaagaaaatcatttcttcACAAGAGTGATCCCAAGTAACAGCTGTTCAAATAGAAATCCAAGCAATTTTGCAGTGAAGCCCTGTTTCTGCTCTATTTCTGTTTATTCCATTATAAAAATACGTTAAAAAATCCAatacttgggatgcctgggtggctcagtcagttaagcatctgactcttgattttggttttggtcaCAATTTCcaggtcctggcatccagccctaCTTAGGGAGGGTCCATGCTctgcatggagtctacttgaggattctatCTCTTTCTTCATACTTTCCCCcaactttttctctctcaaataaacaaggcTTTTAAAAGTTCCAACATTTATAGTCTTACCACTTGGAAAGGATAATAATTGATAATCAGAATTTGCATAATTGTTACTCTGTTTGATTATTCAGTGGTTTGTGAGGACTGAAAAACATCATTTACGTATATTTAACCCATGAACATATTTTTCTCCCAAAACAAACATTCCTTTATCTCTATAACTTTGTATAGAGTAATTATAGGTATTAAAactccttgggacgcctgggtggctcagttggttggacgactgccttcggctcaggtca includes the following:
- the LOC125105440 gene encoding olfactory receptor 4K14-like codes for the protein MEEANQSMTSEFIFHGLCDSRELQTFLLLPFSTLYLMTVVGNLFVVLLFITDPHLHSPMYFLLANLSFVDFCLSSVTTPKLTTDFLKDNKTISFGGCMTQIFGVHFFAGGEMVLLVTMAYDRYVAICKPLHYSSIMDRQKCIWLVLISWIIGFVHAMSQLAMILDLPFCGSRIVDSFFCDIPLVIKLACMDTHTLGMLINADSGILATTCFILLLMSYTYILLTVRLNSKDGASKALSTCTSHITVVLLFFGPCIFIYLWPLNITWMDKFLAVFYTVITPLLNPAIYTLRNKDIRNAIKRLINQHMDSQDNF